A region from the Osmerus eperlanus chromosome 11, fOsmEpe2.1, whole genome shotgun sequence genome encodes:
- the LOC134029179 gene encoding proline rich transmembrane protein 1B-like, which produces MEGGQTRGVVPTYLAWSIFNTLCCCLPLGIAAIICSCRVSNANAIGEKTTAEEASRTAKILNIVALVCGIVLIIIVVAIRVTAK; this is translated from the exons ATGGAAGGAGGTCAAACTCGTGGTGTGGTTCCAACCTACCTGGCATGGTCCATCTTCAACACCCTGTGTTGCTGCCTGCCCCTGGGCATCGCTGCCATCATCTGCTCCTGCAGG GTGAGCAACGCCAATGCCATCGGAGAGAAGACCACAGCCGAAGAGGCATCAAGGACAGCCAAGATCCTGAACATCGTGGCCTTGGTCTGTGGGATTGTGTTGATCATCATTGTAGTCGCCATCAGAGTCACTGCAAAATAA
- the si:dkey-103g5.4 gene encoding uncharacterized protein si:dkey-103g5.4 has translation MLGVLGPRWSSLVGCVWRISLLVHGDGANQDGRESPTCRPGFYCVGDRQVPEPCPRGTYGPSAEATSKASCLSCPPQHYCPWPGLPAPLLCGARAEQPLGGQSACVCLEDGRSFQASDGHCPCARGYEAASQGDLCVLRVYHVCRDGSSRSQYGICLDPNQWEQQCRQKVCVSPGAYQGYDGALGMCVCGEGPGGAECGNWGCRTGARAGARPGVTPSLQLVCDSSGELSLGWSAGSKFQGPVSGRLLERVFRHWDSQGILRCGRNLVASRHVHSLQTSNAGFLGLLRGLPEDLLQMFSSDSQRTPGTTEGTKLREGEGLRGSNSSSVGGVRTPRVGGGTWNSSVGVLNPTACLHLGDVLLFSVSREHYPQYDIENLYNTNSEFDWGPFRQLEEELTLSWTPPTLFSLVLSQPGVYVFRLSSQRHKHMYVRVMPAGGQCYEAGPFFPAVPRHMTRMGIARQRNLLLRPDWLVTGGLVVGAMVILSLCVTLLILFREYGWPEKEPIRVRYRALQKAYLMDDYSSRGSRVTTLRKTHRNLQGRIDTTLQPGAVLSVEAEEFWDYEQQVDLEAFSSTTFYRLLLNHSLAVTSRLSQLTGEVKELYQGVQANLRSLQPRWSAALGRLQEGEAHQRLQRELEREVGRRRTLAQQTRALLDNQLQVLRSGLQAQRKAQQGFTARLRESLRLLGWSRSTVPVWDQHSPHVLRRVWSLVSALAEQVRGDCHRQGAWALLGEGTGARLLCPDTGAVLTKDDIFAPDGLLRVGGVLHSDPITGLIRPGTHAHMLLGSGHSTAVPPDFFLHPQTCRLMPIAGNVAYDPDTSTLILTTDCYTGNSRKWECALLPFVLYPVSRHSDKPLAPTRLRGLRPGQRLQLGGPMLDPDSGLLVPILAVTIHPQTGLVYPLGGVSVCPLTHLPQPIQLGSPMLDPRTGNVVLTAGVGLDPVTGAVLPVGGVLLGGSFIEPLSGRLVRVGGASVRAGQLVPHAGGYQTLLDCQVLLGQLRVVELLRGLMEDWGSRDTRLQPPHSLADPPQPCHSLLPQTNNPHLPQPNPNSTLMKFSNPPQPNNPDLPQTNLTNLPQPSNPNLPQPDLPLPQPDPQPDLGRLQFAVLELQQVSRRSLHCQLQLQTRLEMLLDWASAVARDGGVLGELPLPDSELCVPALLGQEYPDPQGSGLQVPVLGAQPDPLSGHILALAGTMEDPQGKGLVAIRCGALAIDPVTGGLAAVVGARLDPSTRTVVPVTAPYWLALGEQPDSIQVEALQKEVCVRTNQWLQQQQKEEELLSDLDVAVQRCLHTVSLDPPGQVPWADSERQLREAVLELQESGQSEAQSRAARQGHLALVLPPCTLHTLTISDAAEWEQRCVWQAEFLAGLDLVSVCVEGLQQDQERWTKEGELTGAGHTEDWALRQRELWEQLTSRQAELDSALSALHCTRLISQLHAETAQAVLYRKFWYQDYGLGRPSGPAWAGEARTPVKVVGVAQQKTLVLLERLTQLLEQKQPSLPPSACYLLPTCYQHLSGLSTKQAYGLEACSPVWTASLPGVKGISTQSLREPVRAQGSRPHTHTAQRHTAASSGVHSQESQPMKEQAHPTHVCVPTLSEEEWDKLLELSPLFQLLKGVELQLRGRAREVGLLRVEACDRSGVGSSFVDVMDAQWACEGELIPLEETSLNLRETLVLQHGLFLLRTLHSLGLTPAVSLQIAVSLPPNNYHNNAFRNSFFYKEVEETVFVRRQRLQCVGGFSLLLTHCVSHIAVRDLSNDCSPAFQRVFFKALQACMGELFQARLGGLSSWDSVSYSSPLLEMLKRPSRSLLSQDDVGKLQQKHREVSLLRRAEDLLKEMSSSDTHTDTLLG, from the exons ATGCTGGGGGTCCTTGGTCCCAGGTGGAGCTctctggtggggtgtgtgtggaggatttCTCTGCTGGTCCATGGAGACGGCGCCAACCAGGACGGCAGGGAATCACCGACGTGTCGACCAG GGTTCTACTGTGTTGGGGACCGCCAGGTCCCAGAGCCGTGTCCCAGAGGGACATATGGGCCCAGTGCTGAGGCCACGTCCAAGGCCAGCTGTCTGAGCTGCCCCCCCCAGCACTACTGCCCCTGGCCaggcctgcctgcccccctgctCTGTGGTGCCAGGGCTGAGCAGCCTCTTGGGGGGCAGTCTGCCTGCGTATGTCTGGAAGACGGGAGGAGCTTCCAG GCCAGTGATGGGCATTGCCCTTGTGCCCGGGGCTATGAGGCAGCCAGCCAGGGCGATTTGTGTGTGCTCAGAGTCTACCATGTCTGCAGAGATGGAAGCAGCCGCTCACAGTATGGAATCTGTCTGGACCCCAATCAATGGGAACAGCAATGTAGGCAAAAG gtgtgtgtgtctccaggagcCTACCAGGGCTACGATGGGGccctggggatgtgtgtgtgtggggagggcccTGGCGGTGCTGAGTGTGGGAACTGGGGCTGCAGGACcggggccagggctggggccaggCCAGGGGTCACACCCTCCTTGCAGTTGGTGTGTGACTCCTCTGGGGAGCTGAGTCTGGGCTGGAGCGCTGGGAGCAAG ttcCAGGGGCCTGTCTCAGGCCGCTTGCTGGAGCGCGTGTTCCGACACTGGGACTCCCAGGGGATCCTGCGCTGTGGCAGGAACCTTGTTGCCTCTCGGCACGTCCACAGCCTTCAGACAAGCA ACGCAGGTTTCCTCGGCCTCCTCCGTGGCCTACCAGAGGACCTTCTCCAGATGTTCTCCTCAGACTCACAGAGAACTCCCGGCACCACAG AAGGAACCAAactcagagaaggagagggcttgAGAGGAAGTAACTCCAGCTCTGTGGGCGGAGTCAGAACCCCCAGGGTTGGAGGCGGAACCTGGAACTCCAGCGTGGGTGTTCTGAACCCTACAGCCTGTCTGCACCTGGGAGACGTTCTGCTGTTCTCTGTCAGTAGGGAACACTACCCTCAGTATGACAT TGAGAACCTGTACAACACCAACTCTGAGTTTGACTGGGGGCCGTTcagacagctggaggaggagctaacACTCTCCTGGACCCCGCCCACTCTCTTCTCATTGGTTCTCAGCCAGCCGGGGGTGTACGTCTTCAGGCTCAGCAGCCAGCGTCACAAACACATG TACGTGAGAGTGATGCCTGCAGGCGGCCAGTGTTATGAGGCCGGCCCCTTCTTTCCCGCTGTACCTCGTCACATGACCAGGATGGGCATCGCCAGGCAACGAAACCTGTTGCTGAGACCTGATTGGCTGGTGACCGGAGGCTTGGTGGTTGGAGCTATGGTGATCCTTAGCTTGTGTGTGACACTACtg ATCTTGTTCAGAGAATATGGTTGGCCAGAGAAGGAGCCAATCAGAGTGCGGTATCGTGCGTTGCAGAAGGCTTACCTCATGGATGACTACTCATCCAGGGGCTCCAGGGTGACCACACTGAGGAAGACACACCGCAACCTGCAGGGCAGGATAGACACCACTCTCCAGCCAG GAGCAGTGCTGAGCGTGGAGGCTGAGGAGTTCTGGGACTATGAGCAGCAGGTGGACCTGGAGGCCTTCAGCTCAACCACGTTTTACCGCCTGCTGCTAAACCACAGCCTGGCTGTCACCTCCCGGCTTAGCCAGCTCACCGGAGAG gTGAAGGAGCTGTACCAGGGAGTGCAGGCCAACCTGCGGAGCCTGCAGCCCAGGTGGTCTGCAGCCCTGGGGAggctgcaggagggggaggccCACCAGAGGCTgcagagggagctggagagggaggtgggccgCCGCAGGACTCTGGCCCAGCAGACCAGGGCCCTGCTGGACAACCAGCTGCAGGTTCTAAGGTCGGGGCTCCAGGCCCAGAGGAAGGCCCAGCAGGGCTTCACGGCCCGGCTGAGGGAGAGCCTCAGGTTGCTGGGGTGGAGCCGCAGCACCGTGCCTGTCTGGGACCAACACTCACCACA TGTCCTGCGGAGGGTGTGGTCCCTGGTGAGTGCGCTGGCAGAGCAGGTGAGAGGGGACTGCCATCGCCAGGGGGCCTGGGCCCTGCTGGGGGAAGGCACCGGGGCACGGCTGCTCTGCCCGGACACAGGAGCCGTACTCACCAAGGACGACATCTTCG CTCCAGATGGCTTGTTGCGTGTGGGCGGAGTGTTGCATTCTGACCCAATCACAGGCCTGATCCGACCAGGCACCCATGCCCACATGCTGCTGGGGAGTGGGCACAGCACGGCAGTGCCCCCAGACTTCTTCCTGCACCCTCAGACCTGCAGGCTGATGCCCATCGCGGGCAATGTGGCCTACGACCCCGACACTTCCACCCTGATCCTGACCACCGACTGCTACACCG GAAACAGTAGGAAATGGGAGTGTGCTCTCCTGCCCTTCGTCCTCTACCCGGTTTCCCGTCACTCCGACAAGCCCCTGGCGCCCACCAGGCTGAGGGGCCTTCGCCCAGGCCAGAGGCTGCAGCTGGGAGGCCCCATGTTGGACCCAGACTCCGGGCTCCTGGTGCCCATCCTGGCTGTCACCATCCACCCCCAGACGGGCCTGGTCTACCCCCTGGGAggggtgtctgtctgcccccttACCCACCTGCCCCAGCCTATACAGCTGGGCTCGCCTATGCTGGACCCCCGCACAGGCAACGTGGTCCTGACCGCTGGCGTTGGGCTGGACCCAGTCACAG GGGCAGTGTTGCCAGTGGGCGGAGTCCTACTTGGCGGGTCCTTCATCGAGCCTCTGAGTGGTCGACTGGTGAGAGTGGGCGGGGCCAGTGTCAGGGCAGGGCAGTTGGTGCCCCATGCAGGAGGATACCAGACCCTGCTGGATTGCCAG GTGCTGCTGGGCCAGCTCAGAGTGGTGGAGCTGCTGAGAGGACTGATGGAGGACTGGGGCTCCAGGGACACTAGACTGCAGCCCCCGCACAGCCTCGCtgaccctccccagccctgccattccctcctcccccagactaacaaccctcatctcccccagcccaaccccaactccaccctgatGAAGTTCTCAAACCCCCCCCAGCCCAACAACCCCGACCTGCCCCAAACAAACCTCACCAACCTGCCCCAACCCAGTAACCCTAATCTGCCCCAGCCCGACCTCCCCCTACCCCAGCCCGACCCTCAGCCTGACCTGGGACGACTGCAGTTTGCAGTCTTGGAGCTGCAGCAGGTTTCTAGAAGGAGTCTGCACTGCCAGCTACAGCTGCAGACAAGACTGGAGATGCTGCTGGACTGGGCCTCTGCCGTGGCGCGGGACGGAGGGGTTCTGG GCGAGCTGCCCCTCCCAGACTCAGAGCTGTGTGTCCCAGCGTTGCTGGGGCAGGAGTACCCTGACCCCCAGGGCTCCGGCCTCCAGGTGCCTGTCCTGGGGGCCCAGCCGGACCCCCTGTCTGGGCACATCTTGGCCTTGGCTGGCACCATGGAGGACCCCCAGGGGAAAG GACTGGTGGCGATCCGCTGCGGTGCCCTGGCCATCGACCCGGTGACGGGGGGACTGGCTGCCGTGGTGGGGGCCCGGCTGGACCCGAGCACACGCACGGTGGTGCCCGTGACCGCCCCCTACTGGCTAGCCCTGGGAGAACAGCCTGACAGCATACAG GTTGAGGCGCTGCAGAAGGAGGTGTGTGTCAGGACCAACCAATGGCTGCAGCAGCAACAGAAGGAAGAGGAGCTACTGTCTGACCTGGATGTTGCTGTACAGCGTTGTCTCCACACGGTCTCACTGGACCCTCCTGGACAG gtccCCTGGGCAGACAGTGAGCGCCAGCTTAGAGAAGCTGTGCTGGAGCTCCaggagtctggccaatcagaggCCCAGAGCCGTGCAGCTCGCCAGGGCCACTTAGCCCTGGTCCTGCCTCCCTGcaccctgcacacactcacaatca gtgatgcTGCAGAGTGggagcagcggtgtgtgtggcaggCGGAGTTTCTGGCGGGGCTGGacctggtcagtgtgtgtgtggagggcctTCAGCAGGACCAGGAGAGATGGACCAAGGAGGGAGAGCTGACAGGAGCAGGACACACCgag GACTGGgcactgaggcagagagagctgtGGGAGCAGCTGACCTCCAGACAGGCAGAGCTGGACTCTGCTCTCTCAGCCCTGCACTGTACCAGACTCATCAGCCAGCTCCACGCAGAGACAGCccag GCGGTCCTCTACAGAAAGTTCTGGTACCAGGACTATGGTCTGGGCCGGCCCAGTGGGCCTGCTTGGGCCGGCGAAGCCAGAACTCCTGTGAAGGTTGTGGGTGTGGCCCAGCAGAAGACCCTGGTCCTGCTGGAGAGACTGACCCAGCTGCTGGAGCAGAAGCAGCCCAGTCTACCCCCCAGCGCCTGCTACCTGCTACCAACCTGCTACCAACACCTCTCTG GTCTGTCCACAAAGCAGGCGTACGGCCTGGAGGCCTGCTCTCCTGTCTGGACAGCATCGCTCCCTGGGGTCAAAG GAATCTCCACCCAATCTCTGAGGGAACCAGTGAGGGCTCAGGGCAGtcggcctcacacacacacagctcagagaCACACTGCTGCGTCCTCAGGAGTGCACTCCCAGG AAAGCCAACCAATGAAGGAGCAGGCTCATCCAACTCATGTCTGTGTCCCCACGCTGTCAG AGGAAGAGTGGGACAAGCTGCTGGagctctctcctctgttccagCTCCTCAAAGGGGTGGAGCTACAACTGAGGGGGCGGGCCAGAGAGGTGGGGCTCCTGAGAGTGGAGGCCTGTGATAGGTCAG gtgtgggAAGCTCGTTTGTTGATGTGATGGATGCCCAGTGGGCATGTGAGGGAGAGTTGATCCCACTGGAGGAGACGTCCCTGAACCTCAGAGAGACGCTGGTCCTCCAGCATGGCCTCTTCCTTCTCAGGACCCTGCACTCCCTGGGCCTG ACTCCAGCTGTGTCACTCCAGATAGCAGTTAGTCTTCCACCCAACAACTACCACAACAATGCCTTCCGCAACTCCTTCTTTTacaag gaggtggaggagacggTGTTTGTGCGTCGCCAGCGGCTGCAGTGCGTGGGCGGGTTCTCTCTGCTGCTGACCCACTGCGTGTCACACATCGCTGTCCGAGACCTCAGCAACGACTGCAGCCCCGCCTTCCAACGAGTCTTCTTCAAG GCACTGCAGGCCTGCATGGGAGAGCTATTCCAAGCCAGACTGGGAGGTCTCTCTTCCTGGGACTCCGTCTCCTACTCTAGCCCCCTGTTAGAAATGCTCAAGAGGCCTAGCCGGAGCCTGCTATCTCAGGAT gATGTGGGGAAGCTGCAGCAAAAGCACAGAGAGGTGTCCCTGCTGCGTAGGGCTGAAGACCTACTGAAGGAGATGAGCAgttcggacacacacacagacaccctgctGGGATGA